A genome region from Fodinibius salicampi includes the following:
- a CDS encoding flavin monoamine oxidase family protein, which yields MQTSDPDIVIIGGGFSGLLIAYLLQKKGVMSTILEARSRLGGRIYTLRSNDAPPIEMGATWLGKKHHHLLDLLDKLDIDICEQYMGSKGYYEPMSVTPPQLVDLPPNEEPSCRITGGTNNIIKVLADRLEENQIHLDQAVKTIRKTDTTLEIQTDSDLIKADFAISTLPPKLLADSIDCSPSLPDELTDIASQTHTWMAESIKVALTFEEPFWRHSDSSGTIFSNVGPVSEMYDHSTNKHYALKGFMNNTYQAATRERRKKLVIEQLRRFYGEKADSYGAYRELVWEDEPFSYSHYEQPIFPHQHNGHPIFQEPFLNNRLLISGSETATEFPGYMDGAVESAQRTVRQLKQLLSR from the coding sequence ATGCAAACTTCTGATCCTGATATTGTCATCATTGGTGGCGGTTTTTCCGGTCTGCTCATCGCTTATCTACTCCAAAAAAAAGGAGTGATGTCCACAATTCTTGAAGCCCGCAGCCGGCTGGGCGGACGCATATATACCCTGCGATCGAATGATGCCCCTCCCATAGAAATGGGCGCCACTTGGTTAGGCAAGAAACATCACCATTTGCTAGATTTACTTGATAAGCTGGATATTGATATTTGCGAGCAATATATGGGCAGTAAAGGATATTATGAACCCATGTCGGTTACGCCACCGCAGCTTGTTGATTTGCCTCCCAACGAAGAACCAAGTTGCCGTATTACAGGAGGAACAAACAATATAATAAAGGTATTGGCAGATCGCCTTGAAGAAAACCAAATCCATTTAGATCAGGCGGTAAAAACTATTCGGAAAACGGATACCACACTGGAAATCCAAACAGATAGCGATCTTATTAAGGCTGATTTTGCCATAAGTACCCTGCCACCCAAGCTACTGGCCGATAGTATAGATTGCTCTCCTTCCCTGCCTGACGAGCTTACCGATATCGCTTCACAAACACACACCTGGATGGCAGAGTCCATCAAGGTTGCTCTTACGTTTGAGGAACCCTTTTGGCGCCATTCGGATTCGAGCGGGACGATATTTAGTAATGTAGGTCCCGTCAGTGAAATGTACGATCATTCAACTAACAAGCACTATGCCCTTAAAGGGTTTATGAATAATACCTATCAGGCGGCAACCCGTGAGCGGCGAAAAAAGCTGGTCATTGAACAGCTCCGCCGTTTTTATGGAGAAAAGGCTGACAGCTATGGAGCATACCGGGAATTGGTCTGGGAAGACGAGCCCTTTTCCTATAGCCATTATGAACAGCCCATTTTCCCTCATCAGCATAATGGGCACCCCATATTTCAAGAACCTTTTCTAAATAACCGGCTGCTAATTTCAGGATCAGAAACGGCTACCGAATTCCCGGGTTATATGGATGGTGCCGTGGAAAGTGCCCAACGAACGGTCCGGCAGCTTAAACAATTACTTTCCCGATAA